The Mobula birostris isolate sMobBir1 chromosome 14, sMobBir1.hap1, whole genome shotgun sequence genome includes a region encoding these proteins:
- the c14h15orf48 gene encoding normal mucosa of esophagus-specific gene 1 protein — translation MQFFSLLRKRKELIPLVALMTTAATVGISACVYFLATKTDVIVNKSRNPTPWENVDPTKPQKLITVSQKWEPVDELQMVKRYTK, via the exons ATGCAGTTCTTCTCGTTGCTCCGCAAAAGGAAAGAG CTCATCCCGCTGGTCGCCCTGATGACCACGGCCGCCACTGTCGGCATCAGCGCCTGTGTCTACTTCCTCGCCACTAAGACCGACGTCAT AGTGAACAAGTCTCGTAACCCTACCCCATGGGAGAACGTGGACCCGACCAAACCGCAAAAG CTCATCACTGTCAGTCAGAAGTGGGAGCCGGTGGATGAGCTGCAGATGGTGAAACGCTACACCAAGTGA